The following proteins are encoded in a genomic region of Debaryomyces hansenii CBS767 chromosome G complete sequence:
- a CDS encoding DEHA2G08360p (similar to CA3393|IPF6748 Candida albicans IPF6748), producing the protein MERQDETIKIISDLVQSVNSQIGTSSNHIATLEGLTKKLIPNETKEVEVPKKQKVKREWSLEEEEEYIIRVLEQQRLERVMDLQNHEYLNEKLMELIDSNEDIMQSVKEYLERKETTRNDERKFAESRIKHFTDNLVEPTVGILESNLLQLNDGIEKVEQMLNGSVEYLQNSESKMSPEYQEQVNALIQVINRAFNI; encoded by the coding sequence ATGGAACGGCAGGATGAAACCATTAAGATAATTTCGGATCTTGTTCAATCTGTGAACTCACAAATTGGCACTTCATCGAATCATATAGCGACACTAGAAGGATTGACTAAAAAGCTAATACCTAATGAGACAAAAGAGGTGGAGGTTCCAAAGAAACAGAAGGTAAAACGGGAGTGGTCACtagaggaagaagaggaaTACATAATACGGGTGTTGGAGCAGCAACGGCTAGAACGGGTAATGGATTTGCAAAATCATGAGTATTTGAATGAGAAGCTAATGGAACTAATCGATCTGAACGAAGATATAATGCAAAGCGTCAAAGAATATCTCGAAAGGAAGGAAACGACAAGAAATGATGAGAGAAAGTTTGCTGAATCAAGAATTAAGCATTTCACCGATAATTTGGTTGAACCAACTGTAGGCATTCTTGAATCAAACCTACTTCAATTGAATGACGGTATAGAGAAAGTCGAGCAAATGTTAAACGGATCGGTagaatatttacaaaatagTGAACTGAAGATGTCGCCTGAGTACCAGGAACAGGTTAATGCATTAATTCAAGTTATAAACAGGgcatttaatatataa
- a CDS encoding DEHA2G08382p (similar to CA3394|IPF6747 Candida albicans IPF6747): MSSVDDTEFINPDELITYIFPDFNAIKYFQRDFINTNEFHLLEENVSSGFDIYLVEQWVLNRKIGTIISTYTGNMESKVAVIKLTVLKKPVKSYPLRFQEYLNELMLNHAKIKKMDNEIQMAPKELLFVTNSASLPSNLNLITIPTGDIRSMENDFIVNSNLKKLHCSGRSLSLFTNKISGANEDKFRHVYKIYNLKVPIKFAIKELVNLIQMCLFYFDLLDAKYCDGLLCNKTEESISEWWNLIGLPHYSFKPNIRNGILPSRTIAAVISLVLSVKIRLQMVGGCDVPKDPFDFENFMLSIGQFQRQFKLDKSRKLDLQTLNKLFTITNAKIIPEKSNFNYDHNDEVQPDNSMNPSNLNSNLSSPYKKNKNYYSKEFKKFTNVVKNTVQDHIIAPNKDSDDAFQNMNPKSSGRIRNRIAKLADNVSPLDVETLDLEVLVKNYLCGKVLPRLWFGTYQSIPSDLPDSLQPPQSGHHHHRHHNSNNDSKSYRFISLKDAISHTQSLPYYTNSSSSVPDASKYSRGFNKMKLGLQNRKLLVSSNTPKKHNLTLQVAADNNDGNSNSQGNSTSMLDSFLTPDDICPQYEGRNDESSTHSIANQHYISKFKTILNRRNSYPFVVQQGEMNLNVIGFSRHDIEPENNRFQLQRSLSCSLLEDYFCSKSEKPIVSIDKLSSNYLNNVNNLVKIENIEKNNNDSSTDLITTKKIENLYNKLNHEIITFNHMHNQVINNKNRILEGDLVNSLNFNLDDLSATIDRLVYETRIVGKRINEFEENSNLLDSKLNTQSMKKLSKLIDNLIYSNRFNQTFDDMNEKKSIISELTGEDPKELNCTENSSSKGDNILRILIIFIYEFLSYIFQVFNLDRSKMNFDRISQTWKKVDPNKKYINKIYSIIGKDPSKTSLSKDSIKKNKS, translated from the coding sequence ATGTCTTCGGTAGATgatacagaatttattaatccTGATGAATTGATAACGTATATATTTCCAGATTTCAACGctatcaaatattttcaacGGGACTTCATTAATACAAATGAATTCCATTTGCTTGAGGAAAATGTTTCATCGGGTTTTGATATCTATTTGGTAGAGCAATGGGTACTTAACAGGAAGATCGGTACTATAATATCAACGTATACTGGTAACATGGAGTCGAAGGTGGCAGTCATTAAGTTGACGGTATTGAAGAAACCAGTGAAAAGTTATCCACTTCGATTCCAggaatatttgaatgaaCTCATGCTTAATCATGCcaaaatcaagaagatgGATAACGAAATACAAATGGCTCCTAAGGAGTTACTATTTGTGACGAATTCAGCATCTTTGCCATCAAATCTCAACTTGATTACTATACCCACTGGAGATATAAGACTGATGGagaatgattttattgtgaattcaaatttgaaaaagttacACTGTAGTGGGAGATCGTTGTCATTATTcacaaataaaatatctgGTGCAAATGAAGACAAATTTAGGCATGTCTATAAGATTTATAATCTTAAAGTGCCCATAAAGTTTGCTATAAAGGAATTAGTGAATTTGATACAGATGTGTTTGTTCTACTTTGATCTTCTAGACGCCAAGTACTGCGATGGATTACTTTGTAATAAGACAGAAGAAAGTATTAGTGAGTGGTGGAATTTAATTGGTTTACCCCATTATAGCTTCAAGCCTAATATCAGGAATGGAATATTACCGTCAAGAACAATAGCTGCGGTAATTAGTTTGGTTTTGAGTGTCAAAATAAGACTTCAGATGGTTGGAGGTTGTGATGTACCCAAAGAtccatttgattttgaaaactttaTGCTTTCAATAGGTCAATTCCAAAGACAATTTAAATTGGATAAGCTGAGAAAATTAGATTTACAGACgttgaataaattatttactaTCACTAACGCAAAGATAATACCTGAGAAATCTAATTTTAACTACGATCATAATGATGAAGTTCAACCTgataattcaatgaatccttcaaatttgaattctaatttatcatctccgtataaaaaaaataagaattattacagtaaagaattcaagaaatttaCCAATGTTGTCAAAAATACAGTTCAGGACCATATCATTGCACCTAACAAGGACAGTGATGATGCTTTTCAAAACATGAATCCCAAATCAAGTGGtagaattagaaatagaATTGCAAAACTAGCTGACAACGTAAGTCCATTGGATGTTGAAACTTTGGACTTAGAAGTATTAGTTAAGAATTACCTCTGTGGTAAAGTTTTACCCAGATTATGGTTTGGTACTTATCAATCTATCCCATCCGATCTACCAGATTCCCTTCAACCTCCTCAACTGGGacatcatcatcatcgtcatcacAACTcgaataatgattcaaagtCTTACAGGTTTATAAGCTTAAAGGATGCAATTAGCCATACTCAAAGTTTACCATATTATACAaattcatcgtcatctGTTCCGGACgcttcaaaatattctcgGGGTTTCAACAAGATGAAACTTGGTTTACAAAATCGAAAGCTTCTAGTGTCAAGCAACACACCTAAAAAGCATAATTTAACATTACAAGTAGCGgctgataataatgacgGCAATAGTAATTCGCAAGGTAATTCTACGTCGATGTTGGATTCATTTCTCACTCCTGATGATATTTGTCCCCAGTACGAAGGTAGAAACGATGAATCAAGCACACATTCTATAGCAAACCAGCATTATATctcaaaattcaaaacaatTTTAAACCGGAGGAATTCTTATCCATTTGTGGTTCAACAAGGTGAGATGAATCTTAATGTCATTGGATTTTCACGCCATGATATTGAACCAGAAAATAATAGATTCCAGTTGCAACGTAGCTTGAGTTGttcattattagaagattACTTTTGTTCCAAATCTGAAAAGCCAATTGTCTCAATTGATAAACTATCATCTAACTACTTAAACAATGTAAATAACCTagttaaaattgaaaatattgagaaGAATAATAACGATTCATCCACAGATTTAATAACTACAAAGAAAATCGAAAATTTatacaataaattgaatcatGAGATCATTACATTTAATCATATGCATAATCAagtaattaataataagaatagGATCCTTGAAGGTGATTTAGTCAACAGTCTAAATTTTAATCTCGATGATTTATCAGCAACAATTGATAGATTAGTTTATGAGACTAGAATTGTTGGAAAAAGaatcaatgaatttgaGGAAAATTCTAACTTGCTTGACAGTAAACTAAATACACAAAGCATGAAAAAGCTATCCAAACTAATTGACAATTTGATCTATCTGAATCGATTCAATCAAACTTTTGACGATATGAATGAAAAGAAATCTATTATTTCAGAATTAACTGGTGAGGATCCTAAGGAATTAAATTGTACCGAAAATTCACTGTCCAAGGGAGACAACATTTTGAGGATcttgattattttcatctatGAATTCTTGTCGTATATTTTCCAAGTCTTCAATCTTGATAGAAGCAAAATGAATTTTGATAGGATCAGTCAAACGTGGAAAAAAGTTGATCCAAATAAAAAGTAcatcaacaaaatttattctATCATAGGTAAGGATCCCTCTAAGACTTCACTTTCAAAAGACtcaatcaagaaaaataaatcatag
- a CDS encoding DEHA2G08250p (similar to CA2637|IPF19954 Candida albicans IPF19954): MSSDESAVYKRMQVKVLYSFNNNPTVFLSRSKVQHSVKIAQIPMYSSTESSEEEMITLGAFDLKHCTQQVLKNSPENFRLETEDYAVYYKDITEQPDEPFVSNGVLSNLISSSKSHLIPGRVCQNLSASYLFGDKSSSSSLTLEIRLKLHTIEKQEANHQHVQSQMNSKRANDNMSYAQKRPRTKPMASSNAAMKATRTKSLPIFYHPPNQQIFNIMNADKSNAPSKYDSKSVQERFKSAPFLQAKIIDNPTRKSRSHHSNNQHNQHAIKESTPEPQRAMRTRSMVTSRMPLSVSLPIQEDILSDATDDTDYNDNHPPIDEDDEEEDEDDDDDDGAFEDNDTSPYTPQQPPYKAIPISTNTTSNSQFHALPDLEDLDSRKTHTIPHNKLPKNHGLICTNSNCATDSSITWRYFETGFHPNYLGIHRATEFDKKHYEGMFGPLCNACYLFLRNKGFMRPEGVVKKYLQQQKYKKELKQKEEDDKINEMSNSYPHNYKARSNSLTSVAMRNSNQFGSSPVVAQSHKFPTPSHTPSAINQVIQNNNHNNSNNNNSNNRLTPNYNDLNDFMNQLNSFGGPLTDIDPLPQDQQQGITPPMMATKSNTRVINLYDDGEDKENCPPMTSDDQRRSSSSSPNKNNYQEIENMMVKSFNQNTNTSPNGAQTEWINNLFGEPTPRDQTPKDGTTGENETGKLSAKYGTPNELKHSRGTNNDDTESEKEENNQCHPHLPQLRTFTTHNRSSPNNSKSMQSSAANMPSSPLIISNQENHHEDIDTFLTSDTHHKQNNFSELESEMNTLVNDNNMFHDKENNHSSPSIAKASRNNTTMSWGPNQKSNSLANIEGGSTPNTDFYSNDDSSNTQEKKYLHSVDINTVFNEQSNH, translated from the coding sequence ATGAGTTCAGACGAGTCCGCTGTTTACAAGCGTATGCAAGTAAAAGTGTTATActcattcaataataatccaACCGTGTTTTTATCACGATCAAAGGTACAACATTCGGTGAAAATTGCTCAGATACCGATGTATAGTTCTACCGAGCTGCTGGAAGAAGAGATGATCACACTAGGAGCTTTTGACTTGAAGCATTGTACGCAACAggtattgaagaattcacCAGAAAATTTTAGATTGGAAACTGAAGATTATGCCGTATATTATAAGGATATCACGGAACAGCCTGATGAACCGTTTGTCTCGAACGGCGTGTTATcaaatttgataagttCATCCAAAAGTCATTTAATACCCGGAAGAGTCTGTCAAAACTTATCTGCTAGTTATTTGTTTGGTGACAAGAGTAGTTCTTCGTCGTTGACCTTAGAAATCAGATTAAAGTTACATACAATCGAAAAACAAGAGGCTAATCATCAACATGTGCAAAGTCAGATGAACTCTAAAAGGGCCAATGATAATATGAGCTATGCTCAAAAACGACCAAGAACTAAACCTATGGCTTCTTCAAATGCCGCAATGAAGGCTACTAGAACAAAGTCATTGCCTATTTTTTATCATCCGCCAAATCAACAAATCTTCAACATAATGAACGCCGATAAATCTAATGCTCCCTCAAAATACGATAGTAAAAGTGTGCAAGAAAGATTCAAACTGGCACCTTTCTTACAGGCTAAGATAATTGATAATCCTACCCGCAAGTCCAGGAGTCATCACAGTAATAATCAACATAACCAACATGCAATCAAAGAGAGCACACCAGAACCTCAGAGAGCTATGCGGACAAGATCCATGGTGACTAGTAGAATGCCACTATCTGTTTCTTTACCCattcaagaagatattCTTTCTGATGCAACTGATGACACTgattataatgataacCACCCACccattgatgaagatgatgaagaggaagatgaagatgatgatgatgatgatggagcatttgaagataatgatacCTCACCATACACTCCACAACAGCCTCCTTACAAGGCAATCCCAATTTCGACTAATACCACTTCAAACTCTCAATTTCATGCCTTGCCGGATTTGGAAGATTTAGACAGTAGGAAAACACATACAATTCCTCATAATAAGTTACCAAAAAACCATGGATTGATATGTACTAATAGTAATTGTGCTACGGACTCGTCAATTACTTGGagatattttgaaacaGGGTTCCACCCAAATTATCTTGGTATTCACAGGGCTACAGAGTTTGACAAAAAGCATTACGAAGGTATGTTTGGTCCGTTGTGTAATGCATGCTACTTATTTCTAAGAAACAAAGGCTTTATGAGACCTGAAGGTGTTGTCAAAAAGTACTTACAGCAACAAAAATACAAGAAGgaattaaaacaaaaagaagaagatgataagATCAATGAAATGTCTAATTCTTATCCTCATAATTATAAAGCTCGTCTGAATAGCTTGACCAGTGTTGCTATGAGAAACTCCAATCAATTTGGATCATCGCCGGTTGTTGCTCAATCACATAAATTTCCCACACCTCTGCATACGCCCTCTGCTATAAATCAAGTCATTCAAAACaataatcataataatagtaataataacaatagCAATAACAGACTTACTCCTAATTATAAcgatttgaatgatttcatGAATCAGCTAAACTCATTTGGAGGTCCACTCACGGATATTGATCCTTTGCCCCAAGACCAACAACAAGGAATAACTCCTCCAATGATGGCAACGAAATCAAATACAAGAGTTATTAACCTATATGATGATGGTGAGgacaaagaaaattgtCCACCGATGACATCAGATGACCAGAGAAGATCAAGTTCATCGTCACCGAATAAAAACAATTATCAAGAAATCGAAAATATGATGGTTAAATCGTTTAATCAGAATACTAATACTAGTCCAAATGGTGCACAAACGGAATGGATCAATAATCTTTTCGGCGAACCTACACCAAGGGACCAAACTCCCAAAGATGGTACTACTGGTGAGAATGAAACTGGCAAGCTATCTGCTAAATATGGGACACCAAACGAATTAAAGCATTCACGAGGAAcgaataatgatgatacTGAAAGcgaaaaagaagagaataaTCAATGTCATCCTCATTTGCCCCAATTACGAACATTCACAACGCATAATAGGTCATCGCCAAACAATTCCAAAAGCATGCAATCTCTGGCTGCAAACATGCCATCCTCCCCATTGATTATTTCGAACCAGGAAAATCATCACGAAGATATTGATACGTTCTTAACTTCGGATACCCATCATAAGCAGAATAACTTCTCAGAACTCGAGAGTGAAATGAACACTTTGgtaaatgataataatatgtttcacgataaagaaaataatcattCATCGCCATCTATTGCCAAAGCATCTAGAAATAACACCACAATGTCATGGGGCCCAAATCAAAAATCAAATAGTCTCGCTAATATCGAAGGTGGATCGACGCCTAATACCGATTTTTATTCCAATGATGATAGCTCTAACACTCAGGAAAAGAAGTATCTTCATTCAgttgatattaatacaGTTTTCAATGAACAActgaatcattaa
- a CDS encoding DEHA2G08338p (highly similar to uniprot|Q04491 Saccharomyces cerevisiae YLR208W SEC13 Component of both the Nup84 nuclear pore sub-complex and of the COPII complex (Sar1p)), giving the protein MVTIGNAHDDLIHDAVLDYYGKRLATCSSDKTIKLFEVEGTENYKLVETLIGHEGPVWQVAWAHPKFGSILASCSYDGKALIWKEQPETQQWSIIAEHTVHQASVNSVSWAPHELGAILLCTSSDGKVSVVDFNDDGTTSHIIFDAHAIGVNSASWAPLSNNNTKGKDTNSIRRFVTCGSDNLAKIWKFDSSKNAYIEEAVLEGHTDWVRDVCWSPSILIRSYIATASQDRTVLIWSQDNNGKWQKQLLTEEMFPDVCWRCSWSLSGNILAVSGGDNKVSLWKENLQGKWESAGEVE; this is encoded by the coding sequence ATGGTAACAATCGGTAATGCACATGATGATTTAATACACGATGCTGTATTGGATTACTATGGGAAAAGATTAGCTACATGTTCGTCAGATAAAACAATTAAACTCTTCGAGGTTGAAGGAACCGAAAACTACAAGTTAGTTGAAACATTGATTGGTCATGAAGGACCAGTTTGGCAAGTTGCTTGGGCACACCCTAAGTTTGGGTCTATATTAGCCTCCTGTTCATATGATGGGAAGGCATTGATTTGGAAGGAACAACCAGAAACCCAGCAATGGTCTATTATTGCTGAGCATACAGTTCACCAGGCCAGTGTAAACTCGGTTAGTTGGGCACCTCACGAATTGGGAGCCATTTTATTATGTACTTCTTCAGACGGAAAGGTTTCCGTTGTTGATTTTAACGATGATGGTACTACTTCACACATAATTTTTGATGCACATGCTATAGGAGTTAATTCCGCATCATGGGCTCCATTATCTAATAACAATACCAAGGGTAAGGATACTAATTCCATACGTAGGTTCGTGACCTGTGGTTCTGATAACTTGGCCAAGATCTGGAAGTTCGATTCGAGTAAAAATGCATATATTGAGGAGGCTGTCTTAGAAGGACACACTGACTGGGTTCGTGATGTCTGTTGGTCTCCATCGATTTTGATTCGTTCATATATTGCTACCGCATCTCAAGATCGTACTGTTTTAATTTGGTCTCAAGATAACAACGGAAAATGGCAAAAACAATTATTGACCGAGGAAATGTTTCCAGATGTATGCTGGAGATGTTCTTGGTCATTATCAGGTAACATATTGGCTGTTTCTGGTGGTGATAATAAGGTAAGTTTATGGAAAGAAAACCTACAGGGTAAATGGGAGTCGGCTGGTGAGGTCGAGTAG
- a CDS encoding DEHA2G08316p (similar to uniprot|Q05788 Saccharomyces cerevisiae YLR209C PNP1 purine nucleoside phosphorylase), producing MASETISPVDYMKLLDEASSTVKGLLKDHPELSQPRVMIICGSGLGGIAEILHPESKVEVTYDKIPGFRVSTVPGHAGKLIFGLIGSNKVPVMCMVGRLHFYEGYSFQETTFPVRLAKQLNVETLIVTNAAGGVRSGFKPGDLMIINDHINFPGLAGFHPLRGPNLEEFGPRFQPLSDAYDFELRKLFFTKAKKELGISRCIYEGTYLFAAGPTFETRAEVRMIRNLGGDAVGMSTVPEVIVARHSGLRVLALSLITNTGLGEEPPSAFDENPRKLDEGMASHDEVLESANEASKDVQKIFEATINEL from the coding sequence ATGGCATCAGAAACAATTTCTCCAGTAGATTATATGAAACTCTTAGACGAGGCTTCTTCAACCGTGAAGGGACTTTTGAAGGATCACCCAGAATTGAGCCAACCTCGAGTAATGATTATATGTGGATCTGGGTTAGGTGGAATTGCGGAAATATTGCATCCTGAAAGTAAAGTGGAAGTTACATATGATAAAATACCAGGATTCAGGGTTTCTACGGTACCAGGCCATGCTGGAAAGCTTATTTTTGGCTTAATTGGGTCTAACAAAGTCCCTGTAATGTGCATGGTTGGACGTTTGCATTTTTATGAAGGTTATTCTTTTCAAGAGACTACTTTTCCTGTCCGTTTAGCAAAGCAATTAAATGTCGAAACTCTTATTGTAACGAACGCTGCTGGCGGGGTTAGATCAGGATTCAAGCCTGGCGACTTGATGATTATTAACGATCATATTAACTTCCCTGGATTAGCGGGCTTTCACCCATTGAGAGGACCTAACttagaagaatttggaCCAAGATTCCAGCCCTTATCCGACGCCTACGATTTTGAATTAAGAAAGTTATTTTTCACCAAGGCTAAAAAGGAATTAGGAATATCTCGTTGTATTTATGAGGGTACTTATTTGTTTGCTGCTGGCCCAACTTTCGAGACTAGAGCTGAAGTGAGAATGATCAGGAATTTAGGTGGCGATGCTGTAGGCATGTCGACGGTGCCTGAAGTTATTGTTGCTCGTCATTCTGGTTTGAGAGTTTTGGCATTATCCTTAATCACTAATACTGGACTTGGTGAAGAACCACCTAGTgcatttgatgaaaatcCAAGAAAGTTGGATGAAGGTATGGCCAGTCATGATGAAGTCTTAGAGTCTGCTAATGAAGCATCGAAAGATGTTCAAAAGATTTTTGAAGCCACTATTAATGAGTTATAG